A window from Sphingobacterium hotanense encodes these proteins:
- a CDS encoding DUF4198 domain-containing protein — MKTLKLMITLVAIFTSKMVSAHALWIETAAIGVKNKAQEVKIYYGEYSHNLIEPVEKWYSDVKAFKLFLISPDQQKTEVKTTPHSNYFSATFNPTQLGTYILTIEHPAKEAYQTTAFEFTALAKVQVGKQSETKAALPLAIHLEPRDYQVGDMIHAEVERNDLALPQAEVEVVMPDGWVKSLKTDEKGSISFKTPVKGKYLLEVTDTEDKKTDWFGKSIEKIYRANTSALFVN, encoded by the coding sequence ATGAAAACCTTAAAATTAATGATTACCCTCGTTGCCATTTTTACCTCTAAAATGGTGAGTGCGCATGCCTTGTGGATAGAAACAGCGGCCATAGGTGTGAAAAATAAAGCACAGGAAGTGAAAATATACTATGGCGAATACAGCCATAATCTGATCGAACCTGTAGAGAAATGGTACTCGGATGTGAAAGCTTTTAAACTTTTTTTGATTTCTCCGGATCAACAAAAAACTGAAGTCAAGACAACGCCCCATTCAAACTACTTCAGCGCCACCTTCAATCCTACACAGCTGGGAACTTATATCCTTACAATTGAACATCCCGCAAAAGAAGCCTACCAAACTACAGCTTTTGAATTCACTGCGCTCGCGAAAGTCCAGGTGGGGAAACAATCGGAAACTAAAGCAGCTTTACCATTAGCCATCCATCTAGAACCTAGGGACTACCAGGTCGGCGATATGATCCACGCAGAGGTTGAACGAAATGACTTAGCGTTGCCACAGGCAGAAGTGGAAGTGGTTATGCCGGATGGTTGGGTAAAATCCTTAAAGACCGATGAGAAGGGATCAATAAGCTTCAAAACGCCGGTGAAAGGCAAATACTTACTGGAAGTAACGGACACGGAGGACAAAAAAACGGATTGGTTCGGCAAATCAATTGAAAAGATTTACAGAGCGAACACTTCTGCTCTTTTTGTTAACTAA
- a CDS encoding TonB-dependent receptor, which translates to MYFFVSKPLLSKVYTHIDQQVNRRGVKLLTLLLCTLISNLSLAQQKVSLSGKVKDNQHQAIPGVTVRLDGQSMWTDDQGKFKFINIKNKNLEITAQAVGYQAFKQKLVLKEGSNSFDIILVEKDQRIEEIAVTGLTKSQMTNRTAFNVTSIDATKYYNSTINLADALDQVPGVRVREQGGLGSNINLAINGFSGNHIRFFIDGVPMDNMGSTFQMNTIPINLAENIEVFKGVVPIWLGSDALGGAINIVTNKSNRNYIDASYSYGSFNTHRTTINTALTHRSGLTLELNAFQNYSDNNYKVFIEKHNNRKDNYAHATEVARFHDQFHNESIIANVGVVNKSYADRLLFGITLGQNYKEIQTGARMESVFGAWHRRGNIVMPSLKYSKNNLINGLDVMLNANINLGTEQTIDTVAKRFDWFGDTHADLPPSSGERSRTMYKYKNRDGIVTANVNYNLGNKHVFTLNNVFNTFNRSGSDEINPQNSAYEYAKLSQKNVLGVGYQIKEERLWSAHIFGKFLSQRNKNGNTSSVNSSRFGYGTAVSYFLNADLQLKASYELTNRMATPYELFGDVENQDANTNLKPESSNNFNLGVLYQFDMNQNNQFALTAGALYRNAKDFIYQRLNQNQSKYMADNRDGVRTIGADLELRYFHKKWLSAATSWTYQYLQNMQQYEEGYTEVSPVYKDQMPNIPYLFGNFDLNVYFPEFTGSGHKLNVGYNLQYVHDFYLYWPSRGATKNTIPQQLSHDLSLVYSMRNGRYNIGMEARNITNERLYDNFSMQKPGRAFYLNLRYFITKK; encoded by the coding sequence ATGTATTTTTTTGTTTCAAAGCCGTTATTAAGTAAGGTTTATACGCATATCGATCAACAAGTTAATCGTCGAGGTGTGAAGCTTCTCACTCTGTTGTTGTGCACGCTCATCAGCAATCTCTCCCTTGCACAACAGAAGGTCAGCTTATCGGGAAAGGTAAAAGATAACCAGCATCAAGCAATCCCTGGTGTCACCGTTCGGCTGGATGGACAGTCCATGTGGACCGATGACCAGGGCAAGTTTAAGTTCATCAACATCAAGAATAAAAATCTTGAAATTACCGCACAAGCTGTCGGGTATCAGGCTTTTAAACAGAAGCTTGTACTGAAAGAGGGGAGCAATAGTTTTGACATCATTCTTGTCGAAAAAGATCAACGTATTGAAGAAATCGCTGTAACCGGTTTGACGAAGTCACAGATGACCAATCGAACGGCCTTCAACGTTACCTCCATAGATGCTACAAAATATTATAATAGCACCATCAATCTGGCGGATGCGCTCGATCAGGTACCTGGTGTCCGTGTTCGAGAGCAAGGTGGTTTGGGATCAAATATCAATTTAGCAATCAATGGTTTCTCAGGGAATCATATTCGATTCTTTATCGACGGCGTGCCCATGGATAATATGGGTTCCACGTTTCAAATGAACACGATTCCAATAAACTTAGCCGAAAATATAGAGGTATTCAAAGGAGTAGTTCCAATTTGGTTAGGTTCAGATGCGCTCGGCGGTGCCATTAATATTGTAACCAATAAATCCAACAGGAACTATATCGACGCTTCGTATTCGTATGGATCTTTTAATACACATAGAACGACTATCAATACCGCGCTAACTCATAGAAGCGGATTAACCCTTGAACTAAACGCCTTCCAAAATTACTCTGACAATAACTACAAAGTGTTTATAGAAAAGCATAACAATAGAAAAGATAACTACGCGCATGCTACAGAAGTGGCGCGTTTTCACGATCAGTTTCACAACGAATCCATTATTGCGAATGTTGGGGTAGTCAATAAATCATATGCTGACCGGCTACTATTTGGCATAACACTCGGTCAAAACTATAAGGAAATACAAACCGGAGCGAGGATGGAATCCGTATTTGGGGCCTGGCACCGAAGAGGTAATATTGTTATGCCGAGTTTGAAGTATAGCAAAAATAATCTAATCAACGGATTAGATGTCATGCTAAACGCAAATATTAATCTGGGTACAGAACAAACCATAGACACGGTTGCCAAGCGGTTTGATTGGTTTGGTGATACCCATGCGGATTTACCACCAAGCTCAGGCGAACGTTCCAGAACGATGTACAAATACAAAAATCGCGACGGTATTGTGACTGCGAATGTAAACTACAATTTGGGGAATAAGCATGTTTTTACCCTCAACAATGTTTTTAATACGTTCAATAGAAGTGGTTCAGACGAGATAAATCCCCAGAACAGTGCCTATGAATACGCGAAGCTATCTCAGAAGAACGTATTAGGCGTTGGTTATCAAATCAAGGAAGAGAGGCTTTGGAGTGCTCATATTTTCGGGAAATTCTTATCTCAAAGAAATAAAAACGGAAATACAAGTTCCGTTAACTCAAGTCGTTTCGGCTATGGAACGGCAGTATCCTATTTCTTAAATGCTGATTTACAACTAAAAGCAAGTTATGAGCTGACCAACAGAATGGCCACGCCCTATGAATTGTTTGGCGACGTGGAAAACCAGGATGCAAATACAAATCTGAAGCCCGAGAGTAGCAACAATTTCAACCTGGGTGTGCTGTATCAATTCGATATGAACCAGAACAACCAATTTGCATTAACTGCAGGCGCATTGTACAGAAATGCGAAAGATTTTATCTATCAACGGTTAAACCAAAATCAAAGTAAATACATGGCTGATAATCGAGATGGCGTACGAACCATAGGAGCCGATTTGGAGCTGCGATATTTCCATAAAAAGTGGTTGTCTGCGGCTACCAGCTGGACCTACCAATACCTGCAGAATATGCAGCAATATGAAGAGGGGTATACCGAAGTAAGTCCGGTCTATAAAGATCAGATGCCGAATATTCCCTATCTATTCGGAAACTTTGATTTGAACGTATATTTCCCAGAATTTACAGGATCGGGTCATAAGCTTAATGTGGGTTACAACCTACAGTATGTGCATGATTTTTACCTGTATTGGCCAAGTCGGGGAGCTACTAAAAACACCATTCCTCAACAATTGAGTCATGATCTAAGCCTCGTTTATAGTATGAGAAATGGTCGCTATAATATCGGTATGGAAGCTAGAAATATCACCAACGAGCGCCTGTACGACAATTTCAGTATGCAAAAACCAGGTCGAGCATTTTACCTGAATCTACGCTATTTTATCACTAAAAAATAA
- a CDS encoding FecR family protein, whose product MSQNFDQNYLEELIEKSLAGTIDPNEQKLLTLFLKYGKGPGVDRLVERAFLQEKTNLPASQDRFDILWDKLHPVQPLHSKPQIVSILRYAAAILLFLSIPMLLFRTEMKQALQLLPTQRQPVANEASIHVIPKSNSKYEDVLLTLSPDNAKTLNTDSNREELQLSHAGVEITQKAHSITYEKIAGASLGANIYHQVQVPAGKTLDVQMTDGTKITLNAGSSLRYPIAMERSEVRVSLQGEAYFDVAHLPNRRFIVAVSGNKLLKKHQIEVLGTQFNIKANPNDPSIKTTLIQGKIQARGLGKDLLVLQPNQELTVDHGVAIRPADLTSATAWRNRTFYLKNVGLDELCRELSRWYNVEIAYDKSLENLRFHIDFSRDKPLEELLAILAMDPQVSIVRTNSQIQITNKN is encoded by the coding sequence ATGAGCCAAAATTTTGACCAGAACTATTTAGAAGAACTTATCGAAAAAAGCCTAGCGGGCACCATCGATCCTAATGAGCAAAAACTCCTCACCTTATTTTTAAAATATGGGAAGGGACCCGGCGTGGACCGCCTCGTAGAGCGTGCATTTCTCCAAGAAAAGACCAATCTACCCGCCTCGCAGGATCGCTTCGACATCTTATGGGACAAGCTGCATCCTGTTCAACCGCTTCATAGCAAGCCGCAAATCGTTTCCATTCTTCGGTATGCTGCTGCCATCCTGCTTTTCCTTTCCATTCCGATGCTACTTTTTCGAACAGAAATGAAGCAGGCTTTGCAACTCCTCCCCACACAGCGGCAACCTGTTGCCAATGAGGCCTCGATACACGTAATCCCCAAATCCAACTCAAAATACGAGGACGTGCTATTGACTTTGAGCCCAGACAATGCAAAGACCTTAAACACCGATTCAAACAGGGAAGAGCTTCAGCTTTCGCACGCCGGCGTTGAAATCACGCAAAAAGCGCATTCGATTACATACGAAAAAATAGCTGGCGCATCGCTTGGTGCGAACATCTACCATCAGGTTCAAGTACCTGCGGGAAAAACCCTGGATGTGCAAATGACAGACGGCACGAAAATCACGCTGAACGCGGGGTCTTCCCTACGCTATCCGATTGCCATGGAGCGATCCGAGGTACGCGTAAGCTTGCAAGGAGAAGCCTATTTTGACGTGGCCCACCTTCCCAACCGACGTTTTATTGTAGCGGTTAGCGGGAATAAATTGCTTAAGAAACACCAGATTGAGGTGTTGGGCACACAATTCAACATCAAAGCAAATCCGAACGACCCCTCCATAAAAACGACTTTAATTCAAGGCAAAATCCAAGCTCGCGGCCTGGGTAAAGATCTGTTAGTCCTCCAACCTAACCAAGAGTTGACGGTAGATCATGGCGTCGCTATCAGGCCGGCCGATCTAACTTCCGCCACGGCTTGGAGGAACCGTACGTTCTACTTGAAAAATGTGGGGCTTGACGAACTCTGCCGCGAATTAAGCCGCTGGTACAACGTCGAGATTGCTTACGATAAATCCTTAGAAAACCTTCGATTCCATATCGACTTTTCCAGAGATAAACCCCTGGAAGAACTCTTAGCAATTTTAGCCATGGACCCGCAAGTGTCGATTGTCAGAACAAACAGCCAAATCCAAATAACAAATAAAAATTAA
- a CDS encoding DUF4374 domain-containing protein, with translation MKIKNLLITALTLSTLAACTKDDTEPGEKGNFIVAVTPVAATGVADYLLTASSLDTGKVSTAGRGVEQDGTYRYYVTHNNKFFSMLYGQGNPGAITVYNILDSNLNKLANSVTETVQAFAPVNDDILMMKISRSITNPVTSWYQFNTNSLNITSQGNINTAELNNNGELAFFSWIKQVGSKVYAPYFSVKACCDAAFGTAFPDQAWIAVYAYPSMTLEKIIKDDRTSFIGRYFTDGLELVENGDVYAFSSSVATSMGTNTSMNSTKPSAVTRINAGTTEFDKSFYINFEEISGGLNITNWLYVGNNKFITFSNSKEAKGAYSVGNIIGVLDVASKTWKAVSGLPKIADIKGFTSNNYSDKAGRFGYIGLNLTTGIGYVYKIDASTAVATRGLRIEGGTLTAIEYLN, from the coding sequence ATGAAAATCAAAAATTTACTAATCACAGCACTTACCTTGAGCACCTTGGCTGCTTGTACAAAGGACGATACAGAACCCGGCGAAAAGGGCAATTTTATTGTTGCTGTTACACCTGTGGCAGCCACTGGCGTTGCAGATTATTTGCTAACAGCCAGTAGCTTAGATACGGGGAAAGTGTCAACAGCAGGGAGAGGGGTCGAACAAGATGGAACTTATAGATACTATGTAACTCATAACAACAAGTTTTTCAGCATGTTGTATGGACAGGGAAATCCTGGTGCGATAACCGTGTATAATATCCTAGACAGTAATTTGAACAAGCTAGCAAACTCGGTGACGGAAACCGTACAAGCTTTTGCGCCGGTGAATGATGATATATTGATGATGAAGATTTCCAGAAGTATCACCAATCCGGTAACGTCCTGGTATCAATTTAATACAAATTCGCTGAACATCACCAGTCAGGGTAATATTAATACTGCAGAGCTAAATAATAACGGCGAGTTAGCGTTCTTCAGCTGGATCAAGCAGGTGGGGTCAAAGGTGTACGCACCTTACTTTTCTGTCAAAGCGTGTTGTGATGCCGCTTTCGGAACTGCCTTCCCTGATCAAGCTTGGATCGCTGTCTACGCATATCCAAGTATGACACTCGAAAAGATCATCAAAGACGACCGTACAAGCTTCATCGGTCGCTATTTTACAGATGGATTAGAGCTTGTGGAAAATGGAGACGTTTATGCTTTTTCCTCTTCCGTAGCGACCTCTATGGGGACCAATACGAGCATGAACAGTACAAAGCCCTCTGCAGTGACCCGAATTAATGCTGGAACTACCGAGTTTGACAAATCTTTTTATATCAACTTCGAAGAGATTTCGGGAGGCTTAAATATTACTAACTGGCTATACGTCGGAAATAATAAGTTCATTACTTTTTCAAACAGCAAAGAAGCCAAAGGCGCTTATTCGGTTGGAAATATAATCGGTGTGTTGGATGTTGCGTCAAAGACCTGGAAAGCAGTATCCGGCTTACCTAAAATAGCGGACATTAAGGGATTCACCAGTAATAACTATTCCGATAAGGCTGGTCGTTTCGGATATATCGGATTGAACCTAACGACAGGAATAGGTTATGTTTATAAAATTGATGCCTCCACAGCGGTCGCTACGCGAGGCTTAAGAATTGAGGGTGGGACTTTAACTGCTATAGAATATTTAAACTAG